A section of the Humulus lupulus chromosome 2, drHumLupu1.1, whole genome shotgun sequence genome encodes:
- the LOC133815984 gene encoding beta-galactosidase 9-like, with the protein MQRFVKKIVDLMREEMLFSWQGGPIIMLQIENEYGNIEGKFGQKGKDYVKWAAKMALSLGAGVPWVMCRQTDALDKVVRS; encoded by the exons ATGCAACGTTTTGTTAAGAAAATTGTGGATTTGATGCGAGAGGAAATGCTATTTTCATGGCAAGGTGGTCCAATCATTATGCTGCAG ATTGAAAATGAATACGGAAATATTGAAGGGAAGTTTGGGCAGAAAGGAAAGGACTATGTTAAGTGGGCAGCAAAGATGGCTTTAAGCCTTGGTGCTGGGGTTCCATGGGTGATGTGCAGGCAAACTGATGCTCTGGATAAAGTTGTAAGGTCTTAG